The following are encoded together in the Capsulimonas corticalis genome:
- a CDS encoding GrpB family protein: protein MKIEIVPYTDRWPDEFQAIAQPIRDALGHVALRLDHIGSTSVPGLPAKDVIDAQISVAALEPVERIVDAFQALEYVYLEHITGDHLPQGADTLPEAWVKLFFRSKPGRRRANVHIRVAGNPNQRYALLFRDYLRANPLAAGGYAEVKRQLARYHPDDEDAYYDVKDPVCDILMAGAEVWAEAQGWEIGLSDA from the coding sequence ATGAAGATCGAAATCGTTCCTTACACAGATCGTTGGCCGGACGAGTTTCAGGCGATTGCTCAGCCAATACGGGACGCTTTGGGACACGTCGCCCTGCGGCTCGACCATATCGGCTCCACGTCGGTTCCCGGGCTGCCGGCCAAGGATGTGATTGACGCGCAGATTTCCGTGGCGGCGCTGGAACCGGTGGAGAGGATCGTCGACGCGTTCCAGGCGCTGGAATATGTTTACCTGGAGCATATTACCGGAGATCATCTTCCTCAAGGCGCGGATACGTTGCCCGAGGCATGGGTGAAGCTGTTTTTTCGAAGCAAGCCCGGTCGACGCCGCGCCAATGTTCATATTCGTGTCGCGGGAAATCCCAATCAGCGATATGCGCTTCTCTTTCGCGATTACTTGCGCGCTAACCCTTTGGCGGCGGGCGGCTACGCGGAGGTCAAACGGCAATTGGCGCGCTATCATCCCGATGATGAGGACGCCTACTATGATGTGAAGGATCCCGTTTGTGATATTCTCATGGCCGGGGCGGAGGTTTGGGCGGAGGCGC